The window TCTCAATAACGCTCACGCCTTCTTCAACCTGCTCAGACAAGCCACCGATCACTTCGATGGTCTGATGCACCAGCCCCTGAGCATCAGATACCTGAACACTGGCATGGTCCGCAGCATCGGAGGCCTCACTGGCGTTATTAGCCACTTCCTGGGCCGCAGCGGTCATCTCATGCATGGCTGTTGCCACTTGATCACTTTCAGATTTTTGACGCTCTACACCTTGCTCGGCCTCTCCCATTATCTGGTTCAGCTCCGCAGATGCTTCATTTTATTGCAGGGAATAGGCGGAAACTCCCGCCCGTAGTAAGGAGTCGCGATACTACAGAACAGGGGGAGAAATTATCATTGAGGGTACTGCGTATTTTGTATAACGCATGTAAAAACACGTGCCTTTGCGTATCCGATACAAGGCTCAGTCTTTGAACTGGGCCTTGTCCAGACCGTGCTTTTTCATTTTGTCGTAGAGGGTTTTGCGGGCGACACCCAACTGCACCATGGTGTCCTTGATACTTCCATGGCAGGCATTGAGAGCACTGGTCAATATCGAATGCTCAAAGCTGTCCATCATCTCTGTAAGCGTGCGCCGTCCACTCACATCAGCTTTGGCTACCGGCTCACTATCATCCAGTGCAGCAGGGCCAAGCAGTACATAGCGTTCTGCCAGATTACGTAACTCCCGGACATTCCCCGGCCAGCTATGATGCATTAACCCTGCAGCCTGGCTTGCATCCAGCGGAATACTCTCGCGGTCATAACGTGCGGCAGCAATCAGAACAAAGTGGTGAAACAGCATCGGGATATCCTCTTTGCGCTCACGCAAGGGTGGGATATCCACCTTCACCACATTCAGGCGGTAATAAAGATCCGCACGGAAACTGCCTTCATCACTGAGCATTTTGAGATCGGCTTTGGTGGCAGCAACAATACGCACGTCCAGCTCCTGAACCTGATTACTGCCCAGACGTTCCACCTTTTGCTCTTCAAGCACGCGGAGCAGTTTGATCTGGAGCGGCATGGGCATGCTTTCGACTTCATCCAGGAACAGCGTACCTCGATGTGCATGCTCGATCTTACCAATGCGCCGTTTATCAGCTCCGGTAAACGCCCCGGCCTCATGGCCAAAAAGCTCACTCTCAATCAGGTTTTCCGGTACCGCACCACAGTTGATCGCAACAAAGTTATGGGAAGCCCGGGGACTATTTTCATGAATGTAACGGGCCAGAGCATCCTTACCGGATCCGGTTTCACCAGACAGCAGGATATTGGCCGTTATATCCAGAATCGGAGTAATGGTATCCATCACTTTTTGCATGCTTGGCGTGTCACCCAGAATCCTGGGGCCAGGCCTTGCCAAATGTCGCAACTGGGCTTTGAGACGACGGTTTTCCAAAGCCAGATGCCGCTTCTCCAGCGCATGCCGGAGCAGTTCAATCAGTTCGTCATGCTTGAACGGCTTCTCAATAAAATCGTAGGCGCCTTGCTGCATGGCAGAGACGGCGGTACTTATGTCGCCCTGGCCGGTCAGAATAATAACCGGGATAGTCTTGTCCATAGCCTGGACGGCACTCAGCATCTCAAGCCCATCCATCCCCGGCATATTGTAATCACATAGCACAACGCCGCTGTATTCCGGCGAAACAGCCTCAAAGCCCGACTCCGCATCCTCAAAACAGCGCACAGACAGATCTTCCAGGGTCAGCGCCTGAGCAATGGCCTGGCGAATGTGGGGATCATCATCCACAAAAATTACCGAGGGTTCTGTCATTCCATGGCCTCACGTTTCTTCAGGGTAAATTCAAATTCCGCACCCGGTGCGTCGGTGCGATTGCAACCAGTGAGCCGCCCGCCCAAAGCATCAGCAATCTGCCTTGAGATAGACAACCCTAACCCTAGCCCCTGTTTGACTGACTTCGTAGTGAAGAAAGGTTCAAAAATCTGTTCAGTATTCGCTGGCAGCCCAGGCCCATTATCCCGTACGAAACAGCGCCAGCTCCCTTCTTTTTCTTCAACGTCTATGGTGATTTTTGGGTGCTCCATGCCTTCAACCGCCTGCACCGCATTCGCAAGCAGGTTAACCATCACCTGTTCAATACGAATCAGGTCACCATGGCAATAAACCGGCTGCGAAGGGCTATTCCAGCTTATATTGATGCCTGCACTGTTTTTCTGGGCTGCAATGATTTTCAGGGACGCATCCACCGACAGGCGAAAATCCACAATCGTCGGCGGCCCTTCAGACTTACGGGAGAACACCTTGAACTGACGGGTAAGCTCAGCCATTTTGTCGCACAAAAGCACAATTTCACTGAGGTTGGCGTCCACCATATCGGCTGCGCCTTTCTCCAGGAATCGCCGGCTGTTTCTGGCGTAGGTCTGAATGGCGGTAATAGGCTGACTCATCTCATGATTAAGCCCGGCTGACATCTGTCCCAGCACCGCCAGCTTTGCCGCCTGAATCAGCTCCTGCTGAGTTTCCCGCAACTCGTCCTGAGTGCGTTCACGCTCCCGTATCTCTCCCAGCAACTTGTAATTAGAACGTTCCAGGTCAGCCGTTCGCTCGGCTACACTGCGTTCAAGCTGCTCTCCTCTCAAGGCCAGTTCCGCTTCCCGGCGGTAGCGCTCGCGCAAATAGAGCCACGCCAGCAACACGCCAAAATAAATCGCGATCCCACCTGCCACAAACCCGAGCCGCGTCCAGACTACCGAGCGGGTGCTCACCATAACCTGCAGGGTCCAGTCCAGTCTCGGCAAGGGGGTGCGAACACTCAGGTACTCACGGCCTCCGCCATCTTCCCGGATACGCAAGGTGCCGGACAGTCCAGACAATCCCGAGGGTTTTCCAAGATACTGCAGAGACACAGGCTCCAGATCACGCTCAGGGTAACGCTGGCGAGAAGCCTCTCCCGGTGCCCCTTCCGTATTACCGGTAAAGTCCCGATACAACCATTCAGGTTTGCTGGCCAGAAAACTCACGCCGGCTTCATCCAGCACTACCATCTCCGCCTCACGGGTGGAATCTGGCCTGTGCCACTGAGACTCAAGCTCGTGAACCAGTACTTTCACGGTGACAATGCCCAGAATCCTGGAATCCTCACCCCGTACCGGATGGGAAAAGTACAGGCCTCGCACCCCGGACATAAGCCCCAGAGCAAAATAGACAGCGGAATGACCGCCCTCCATGGCTTCGTAAAAATACGGCCTGAACGCAAAATTCCGGCCCACAAAGCTATCTGCCTGCTGATAGTTATTGGCAGCAATCGTCAGACCCGACGTATCCATCAGATAAACATCAGAGCTGCCCGCAATGGTTGCCATACGCTGCATCTGCTCATTGGCCTGATGTATCACCGCCCTGTTACCCGGAGAGCTCAGAGCCTCTACCAGTAACGGGTGCTCAGCCATCAGTTCAGGAATAGGTAAGTACCGGTTCAGCTCGTTCCCGACAAGCTGGCGGTAGCGGAAAGACTCTTCGATACTGTCCTGTTCAACCTGCCGGTAGCCAACCCAGCCACCCAGCACCCAGGACACCAAAAGAGTAAACATAAATACAATAAAAGCGCCTATCCGGTAGGACATAGCCCGGTTCCTGCAATACCGTTCAAGGACGCCAGAGTATCGCCCGCCCCCCTGAAGGACAAGGGTACGGGCGAAAAGGGCAGGGCCTCAGGCAGCAGCCATACGAACCTTGCGCTGACGTTGCATCAGGAACGCCACTGCAGCGAGCCCTATGCCGGCAATGTCAGATATCATACCGCCCTCAATCATCAACAGTGCTGCCCCGATCAACAGCAGGCGGGCTAGCCAGGGTGCTGAAACATTGCCAAACCAGCCCAACACACCACCAGACAGCAGGTACACACCAAAGAGTGCGGTAACCAGCGCACGGGCAATATCGAACCAGCCCGCTTCCATCAACAGCGCGCCGTTGTAGAAAAACATGAAAGGTACGATAAATGCTGCAATACCAATCCGGAAAGACGCCACTGAAGTTTCCATAGCGTTTGCACCGGAAATTCCTGCCGCCGCATAGGACGCCAGCGCAACCGGCGGAGTAATGGCAGAAACAACCGCAAAGTAAAATACGAAGAAGTGGGCCGTCAACGGCTCAATGCCCAGCTGCACCAGGCCTGGAGCCACCACTGACGCTGCAACAGCATAAGCGGCCGTTGTGGGCATGCCCATACCCAGAAGGATAGAGATAAACATAGCGAAGATCAGCGCCAGCAGCTGGCTGGCCTCTGCCACGTCAAGCAGCAGTACCGAGAAACGGGCGCCAACGCCGGTCAGGGAAATAACCCCCACGATCACGCCTGCCGCCGCGCACACCACGATAATCTGAATAGCCATATAAGATGCGGTTTCCAGCGCATGCAGAATCTGCCGGATGCCCATCTTGTTAGGCGAGAACCAGCTGACAACCGCCGCGGATACCATGGCCAGAGTACCGGCACGTATCACTGAATAACCAATAAACAGAGCCACCACCAGAATGATGATTGGCAGGAACAGATAACACTGTTTAACCATGGTACGAAGCTTGGGCAGCTCATCTTCCCGCATACCACGCATGCCGGTTTTTGCCGCTTCGAAATCAACCATGAAGTAAACGGACGCGAAGTACAGAATCGCAGGGATAATGGCAGCAATGGCAATTTCGGTGTAAGGAATACCGGTAATTTCGGCCATGATGAAGGCGCCCGCCCCCATAATCGGAGGCATGATCTGGCCACCGGTCGATGCCGCTGCTTCCACAGCGCCCGCAGATTTTTTGCTGTATCCCACTTTCTTCATCAGCGGGATAGTCAGTGATCCGGTAGATACCACGTTACCGGCACTGGTGCCGTTGATCATACCCATAAGGCCGGAGGCGAAAATGGACACCTTGGCAGGGCCGCCTCTGGAACGTCCGGCAGCCGCAAACGCGAAGTTTACAAAGTAGTCACCTACTTTTGATGATTGCAGAAACGCGGCAAAGATTATGAAAAGAATAATGTAAGTAGACGACACCGCTGTGGTGGGCCCAAGAATACCGGCATCGGTATAAACCTGGCTGAAAAAGCGCTGTACCGACAGCCCCGGATAGCCAAGGAAGCCAGGCAGATATGGGCCGGCAAACACATATACAAGAAACACCAGCCCGATAATCACCAGCGCCAGACCAGCTACCCTGCGGGTAAGCTCCATAATCAACGCTGTGCCAGCTACCGCTGCAAACGAGATACCCACAGGTGCGAAAGAGGTGCCCGTAGACATACGCATTGAGGAGTTATACGCCACAAGAAAATAAGCGGCGACAGCGATCGAACATACAATCAGAACCAGGTCCGGCACACTGAAGCGTGAGCGTTCACGCTGATGAAACCAGCTCATGATAATTCCCACACCCGTTGCCGCCAACAGGGGCCAGCCAAAGTGCCAGGTTTCCAGATCCGCAGGGATACGCATGGCTCCGTTCTGAACCATCTGCCAGAACGAAAATGTCTGGTACAGCACGTAAAATGCAGGAAGCAGCGCTACCGCGCCAACCCATGTTGTCCAGCGGTGGCGTGCTGAGCCTTCTTCTGAAGAAACAAAACGAGCACCGGCAAACAGTACAAACCCCAGAATAAGGGCCCCGGCAATGTGCACAATCCTGAACGACCAGGTTTCCAGCGGCGCAATGTTCAGCGAATAAAGATGGAACGATGAGTATACAATCGCCAGCAAAGTAACAAACTTCAGCATGCCGCCTTCAAACAGCCTTCGGTTTGCCTCTACAGGCTCTTTATCCACGTCGTGGGCAAGCACATGGTCTTCGCCCACCTCCACATCAGAAAAGTCTTTAGGGTGTCGTTCAAGTGTCATTGGGGATCCTGCCTGCAGGCAAATCGGTGCCGGCAGAATTTGCCGGCTATTGTTCAGGGGCCTTGCCGGCCCCTTTTGGTCAAGCGCTCAAATCAACAGAATTACTTGATCATGCTTTCTTCGATGGTATAGCCGTTCTCGTTGAACCAGCGAGCAGCACCCGGATGCCAGGGCAGCACATTGTTCTTGCTGTAGTTCTCGGGAATCGAGTTGCGGGCAGCTTTATGAATGGAAACCATTCTTTCGTTCTGCTCCATGGTCAGCTTAGTAATTTCGTACACAAAGCTTTCCGGCACATCGCAGTTCACCATGGCAAAGTTCCACATGGAAACCACACGCGACGGCTCATCCAGCGACTGGTAGGTGCTGGCAGGAATAATAAACTCGGATACCGGGAAGTTATCCGTAATCGTCTTCGCTTCCTCATCCGTCATGTTGATGATGTTTACATCAGTCTGAACTTCCAACTGGCTTACCGCAGGAATCGGAATACCAGCGGCAAAGGCCACAACATCAATCAGACCATCCTGAAGCTGACCGCCCAGGTCAGACCAGCTGCCATTGCGGCGCTCGAAGTCCACTCCCAGGGTTTCCATCATGCGCGGGAAATAGGTATCAGAGGTTGAGCCCGCAGGGCCAAAACCGATAGTGGCGCCGTCCGGAATATCAGAAATAGAGGTGATACCGGAGCTGCTGAGCGCAGTAACCGAGAAAGGCGTTTCATACATTGGGAACATGGCACAAACGTTGTCCATCTTCATGCCTGGCGCCAGCGGGCTGTTGCCATCCATTGATTCCCGGGCCGGCCCCATGGTGGTCAGACCAAATTTGAGATCTCCGGTATGAACCAGTGCCATGTTCTGCATAGGCCCGCCAGTGATTTCAGCACCGCCGGAAACACCCAGACTTTCTGCAACAAAGTTGGCCCAACCGGAGCCATAAGCGAAGTAGGTACCGCCCTGACTGGCTGTTCCCACAGTAAAGTTATCCGGCCATCCAGCCCGATCCTGGGAAAAAGCGGGACTAGCAACAAGAGTAGAGGCGAATGCCACTGCCATAATGGCTTGGGTCTTCATAGAGAATGCTCCCTGGTTCATTTTGTTTATTGGGTGCTCAACGGAGCCCGAGAGGGCCGCGGTACAAAGGATTAGCAAGGAGCAGGCCAGATTAAAAACTGTCCACAAATCAAGGGGTTTTATAAAAGCGAGAAAACGAAGGGGTAATAAATGGGTGTATTTCCACCCATTACGAGAAGGCTATGGGTTAAATTCCGCCAACCTGAAAGGACGCAGTTCATTGCAACGATCAGCTAACCCCAGACAATATTCCAAGGCCTGACGGCTTCCAGGTCAAATTCAATTCGCTCGTCAAAGTTAAAGCATCCCTGCCTGCTCGTATCCATATCTCATTTTTAGTTTCTGAGTCTGATGCCTTAACGGGGGCAGTCTCACACATACTCAATCACTTCATCAAAAGCATAGCCTGGTTAAGTTAGCAAATTGACGAAGAACAGCGTGAAGCCCGGGAAATACGTAATGATCATCAAGGCAAATAGTTTCAATCCACGCGCCCGCGTGGGGCGCGACGGTTAAGCCGACTCAAGCAACCACCTTCCCTGACAGTTCAAAACAAACATAAAGAAGAGTAGCTATCTATTCACCATTATCCAGTGAATCAGGTCAGTTTCTAGCTAGCTGACCTAAACGACTCATGTTCACCAACGCCCCTGCAGAGTTGCAACAATCCGGCGACCATCAGCGCGGTCTCTGTGCTCGCAAAGATAAATACCCTGCCAGGTCCCGAGCGCCAGGCGACCATGGTTCACGGGTAACGTGAGCGAGGGCCCTATGAGAACACTCTTGATGTGAGCCGGCATGTCATCCGGCCCTTCCAGAACGTGCTCATAATGGGGTGCCCTCTCAGGCACCATCACATTGAAGTGGCGCTCAAGATCACCACGCACATCCGGATCGGCATTTTCGCTCACCGCCAGCGAGGCAGATGTGTGCTGGATAAACAGGTGCAGCAACCCCACTTCGCAGTTGGTCATATCCGGCGCCTGGGCCAGGATTTCATTGGTAACAAGATGGAATCCCCGCGGTAGCGGCGCGAGATCAATAAACTTCTGATCCCAGATCATGGCAGCTCCTATCGTTTATTTCTGAAGTTCATCCCAGGGATGCATGGGCACAACTGCTTCGCTCACTTCTGCCTCAAAGGAGCTACGGAAATAATCCATGGCTTTCTCTGCTTCGTTCAGCTCATCAAACCGGGCAATGTGATAGATAGCCTCACCTTCATTCACCAGTGGCAGATTGTTCACACAAATCACTATGCCTGAGCAGGGAGAGATAACCGCCGTTTCGGATTCACCAAACGG is drawn from Marinobacter sp. ANT_B65 and contains these coding sequences:
- a CDS encoding sigma-54-dependent transcriptional regulator; its protein translation is MTEPSVIFVDDDPHIRQAIAQALTLEDLSVRCFEDAESGFEAVSPEYSGVVLCDYNMPGMDGLEMLSAVQAMDKTIPVIILTGQGDISTAVSAMQQGAYDFIEKPFKHDELIELLRHALEKRHLALENRRLKAQLRHLARPGPRILGDTPSMQKVMDTITPILDITANILLSGETGSGKDALARYIHENSPRASHNFVAINCGAVPENLIESELFGHEAGAFTGADKRRIGKIEHAHRGTLFLDEVESMPMPLQIKLLRVLEEQKVERLGSNQVQELDVRIVAATKADLKMLSDEGSFRADLYYRLNVVKVDIPPLRERKEDIPMLFHHFVLIAAARYDRESIPLDASQAAGLMHHSWPGNVRELRNLAERYVLLGPAALDDSEPVAKADVSGRRTLTEMMDSFEHSILTSALNACHGSIKDTMVQLGVARKTLYDKMKKHGLDKAQFKD
- a CDS encoding sensor histidine kinase, encoding MSYRIGAFIVFMFTLLVSWVLGGWVGYRQVEQDSIEESFRYRQLVGNELNRYLPIPELMAEHPLLVEALSSPGNRAVIHQANEQMQRMATIAGSSDVYLMDTSGLTIAANNYQQADSFVGRNFAFRPYFYEAMEGGHSAVYFALGLMSGVRGLYFSHPVRGEDSRILGIVTVKVLVHELESQWHRPDSTREAEMVVLDEAGVSFLASKPEWLYRDFTGNTEGAPGEASRQRYPERDLEPVSLQYLGKPSGLSGLSGTLRIREDGGGREYLSVRTPLPRLDWTLQVMVSTRSVVWTRLGFVAGGIAIYFGVLLAWLYLRERYRREAELALRGEQLERSVAERTADLERSNYKLLGEIRERERTQDELRETQQELIQAAKLAVLGQMSAGLNHEMSQPITAIQTYARNSRRFLEKGAADMVDANLSEIVLLCDKMAELTRQFKVFSRKSEGPPTIVDFRLSVDASLKIIAAQKNSAGINISWNSPSQPVYCHGDLIRIEQVMVNLLANAVQAVEGMEHPKITIDVEEKEGSWRCFVRDNGPGLPANTEQIFEPFFTTKSVKQGLGLGLSISRQIADALGGRLTGCNRTDAPGAEFEFTLKKREAME
- a CDS encoding TRAP transporter permease — encoded protein: MTLERHPKDFSDVEVGEDHVLAHDVDKEPVEANRRLFEGGMLKFVTLLAIVYSSFHLYSLNIAPLETWSFRIVHIAGALILGFVLFAGARFVSSEEGSARHRWTTWVGAVALLPAFYVLYQTFSFWQMVQNGAMRIPADLETWHFGWPLLAATGVGIIMSWFHQRERSRFSVPDLVLIVCSIAVAAYFLVAYNSSMRMSTGTSFAPVGISFAAVAGTALIMELTRRVAGLALVIIGLVFLVYVFAGPYLPGFLGYPGLSVQRFFSQVYTDAGILGPTTAVSSTYIILFIIFAAFLQSSKVGDYFVNFAFAAAGRSRGGPAKVSIFASGLMGMINGTSAGNVVSTGSLTIPLMKKVGYSKKSAGAVEAAASTGGQIMPPIMGAGAFIMAEITGIPYTEIAIAAIIPAILYFASVYFMVDFEAAKTGMRGMREDELPKLRTMVKQCYLFLPIIILVVALFIGYSVIRAGTLAMVSAAVVSWFSPNKMGIRQILHALETASYMAIQIIVVCAAAGVIVGVISLTGVGARFSVLLLDVAEASQLLALIFAMFISILLGMGMPTTAAYAVAASVVAPGLVQLGIEPLTAHFFVFYFAVVSAITPPVALASYAAAGISGANAMETSVASFRIGIAAFIVPFMFFYNGALLMEAGWFDIARALVTALFGVYLLSGGVLGWFGNVSAPWLARLLLIGAALLMIEGGMISDIAGIGLAAVAFLMQRQRKVRMAAA
- a CDS encoding TAXI family TRAP transporter solute-binding subunit, yielding MKTQAIMAVAFASTLVASPAFSQDRAGWPDNFTVGTASQGGTYFAYGSGWANFVAESLGVSGGAEITGGPMQNMALVHTGDLKFGLTTMGPARESMDGNSPLAPGMKMDNVCAMFPMYETPFSVTALSSSGITSISDIPDGATIGFGPAGSTSDTYFPRMMETLGVDFERRNGSWSDLGGQLQDGLIDVVAFAAGIPIPAVSQLEVQTDVNIINMTDEEAKTITDNFPVSEFIIPASTYQSLDEPSRVVSMWNFAMVNCDVPESFVYEITKLTMEQNERMVSIHKAARNSIPENYSKNNVLPWHPGAARWFNENGYTIEESMIK
- a CDS encoding secondary thiamine-phosphate synthase enzyme YjbQ; its protein translation is MIWDQKFIDLAPLPRGFHLVTNEILAQAPDMTNCEVGLLHLFIQHTSASLAVSENADPDVRGDLERHFNVMVPERAPHYEHVLEGPDDMPAHIKSVLIGPSLTLPVNHGRLALGTWQGIYLCEHRDRADGRRIVATLQGRW